TGAAGGCTGGTATTCGGTTCGCGACGAGGCCTATTATGATGAAAGCGAACTGATCGAAGACGAAGATGCCGATGGCAAATCGGTTAAGCTGTCGCCACAGGGCACCCCGGTCGAATGGACCGCCGAGGAGAGCTGGTTTTTCCGACTGTCAGAATATCAGCAGCCATTGCTCGATCTCTATCGCGATCATCCCGAATTTCTGCAGCCGGACAATCGCCGCAACGAGATGATCCGCTTTGTCGAGGGCGGGTTGAGAGACCTCAGCGTATCGCGTACGAGTTTCGACTGGGGCGTGAAGGTGCCTGGAAGCGACAATCATGTCATGTATGTCTGGGTCGATGCGCTGACCAATTATCTTACCGGCCTCGGCTACCCCTATACCGGCGGTGATTTCACCCGTTATTGGACCGAAAATGGCGATATCAATCATATTATCGGCAAGGATATTGTCCGCTTTCACAGCGTCTATTGGCCGGCTTTCCTGATGAGCGCGGGTCTGCCGCTGCCAAAACGTGTTTTCGGCCATGGCTTCCTGCTGAATCGCGGTGAGAAAATGTCGAAATCGCTGGGCAATGTTGTCGACCCTTTGGTGCTGGCTGAGAGTTTCGGGGTTGACCAACTGCGCTATTTTCTGCTCGCCGATGTCGTCTTCGGAAAAGATGGCAGCTATTCCGCAGAAGCGATTGTTACTCGGACAAATGCTGATCTGGCCAACAGCTTTGGCAATCTGGCGCAGCGTACGCTTTCGATGATCTACAAGAATCTCGATGGCAGGTTGGTGACGGACTATGTCGCCGATACAGCCGATGCCGAACTGGCGACCACCATCGCCGAGGCGACGCAAAAGGCTTTCCCGCAAGCCTTTACGCAATTCGATCTGTCCGGTGCTATCGATGCCTGGCGTCGCGGGGTCTTTGCCTGCAACCAATATGTTGATGAACAGGCTCCCTGGGCGCTGAAAAAGACCGACCCGGAGCGCATGGGCATGGTGCTGATGACATTGTTCCGCGCTATCCGCGACCTGGCCATCTGCATTCAGCCGGTGGTACCTGAGGCGGCAGAAAGGCTGCTTGAGCAGATGGGTATTGCTGCTGATCAGCGCGACTTTGCAGCCCTTGGTGATGAAAGCTGGTATGCGGCGCTCGCATCAGGCGAATTTACCCTCGACAAACCAGTGCCGATTTTTCCGCGACTGGAAATGCCGGATGGTGCCGAGGAAGCAGGGGATACTGGCTGATGCTCGTCGATTCGCATTGTCATCTCAACTATAAGGGCATGGCCGAAGACCAGCCTGAATTGCTGGCGCGGGCGCGGGGAGCAGGGGTCACCGCCATGCTCAATATCTCGACGCGCGAAAGCGAATGGGATGACGTCATCGCCACCGCCGAGCGTGAGGATGATGTCTGGGCCAGTGTCGGCATCCATCCACACGAGGCTGATGATCATGCCGATCTGGCGCTGGAGCGGCTTATCGCAGCCTCGGAACATCCGCGGGTTGTCGGCATCGGTGAAACCGGGCTGGACTATTATTATGATCATAGCGATCGCGGGCGGCAGCAGGACAGCATGCGCCTGCATATCGCTGCAGCGCGCGAGACCGGACTGCCGATGATCATACATATGCGCGATGCCGAAGACGATATGACCGCGATCCTGGCCGAGGAGCGTGAAAAGGGGCTGTTCCCCTGCCTCATTCACTGCTTCACCGCCGGCAAGGAATTCGCCGACCAGATGCTGGCATGGGATATTCCACTGTCGCTGTCGGGCATTGTGACCTTCAAAAATGCCCGTGAATTGCAGCAGGTAGCCAAGGATATTC
Above is a genomic segment from Pseudomonadota bacterium containing:
- the metG gene encoding methionine--tRNA ligase, which translates into the protein MSDPFYIMTAISYPNGPPHIGHAYEAIATDAIARFQRLRGRDVRFQTGTDEHGLKMAQKAAEQGVAPRQLADTMSQLFRDMCDKLNISYDVFQRTTDAAHHDASQAIWKAMEANGDLYLDRYEGWYSVRDEAYYDESELIEDEDADGKSVKLSPQGTPVEWTAEESWFFRLSEYQQPLLDLYRDHPEFLQPDNRRNEMIRFVEGGLRDLSVSRTSFDWGVKVPGSDNHVMYVWVDALTNYLTGLGYPYTGGDFTRYWTENGDINHIIGKDIVRFHSVYWPAFLMSAGLPLPKRVFGHGFLLNRGEKMSKSLGNVVDPLVLAESFGVDQLRYFLLADVVFGKDGSYSAEAIVTRTNADLANSFGNLAQRTLSMIYKNLDGRLVTDYVADTADAELATTIAEATQKAFPQAFTQFDLSGAIDAWRRGVFACNQYVDEQAPWALKKTDPERMGMVLMTLFRAIRDLAICIQPVVPEAAERLLEQMGIAADQRDFAALGDESWYAALASGEFTLDKPVPIFPRLEMPDGAEEAGDTG
- a CDS encoding TatD family hydrolase: MLVDSHCHLNYKGMAEDQPELLARARGAGVTAMLNISTRESEWDDVIATAEREDDVWASVGIHPHEADDHADLALERLIAASEHPRVVGIGETGLDYYYDHSDRGRQQDSMRLHIAAARETGLPMIIHMRDAEDDMTAILAEEREKGLFPCLIHCFTAGKEFADQMLAWDIPLSLSGIVTFKNARELQQVAKDIPSHKLLIETDAPFLAPVPHRGKRGEPAFVRNTGEFLAGLRNEEPEALFETTAQNFYALFTKARP